One part of the Streptomyces nigra genome encodes these proteins:
- a CDS encoding Lrp/AsnC family transcriptional regulator, translating into MVQAYILIQTEVGKASTVAETIGKLPGVIQAEDVTGPYDVIVRAQADTVDDLGRMVVAKVQQVDGITRTLTCPVVHL; encoded by the coding sequence GTGGTACAGGCGTACATCCTGATCCAGACCGAGGTCGGCAAGGCGTCGACCGTCGCCGAGACCATCGGCAAACTCCCTGGAGTCATCCAGGCCGAGGACGTGACAGGACCGTACGACGTCATCGTGCGCGCCCAGGCCGACACCGTCGACGACCTCGGTCGCATGGTGGTCGCCAAGGTCCAGCAGGTGGACGGCATCACCCGCACCCTGACCTGCCCCGTCGTCCATCTCTAG
- a CDS encoding DUF3515 domain-containing protein — MNSFRHRRPVVLGLPALAVLITAAGCSSADGGASAAVPSPGAKATGLCRNLDKVLPAEVDGADRDDPSPASALTAGWGDPAIILRCGVERPPKMLDPKVAEGRDPDAVPGGVEGVRWLMEKRDDGGYRFTSALRRAYVEVDVPEGRDSSGVLIDLAPAIKKAIPEGIAD, encoded by the coding sequence GTGAACTCTTTCCGTCATCGGCGCCCCGTCGTCCTCGGGCTGCCCGCACTCGCCGTGCTCATCACCGCCGCGGGCTGCTCCTCAGCAGACGGCGGTGCCTCGGCGGCGGTTCCCAGTCCCGGTGCGAAAGCCACGGGGCTGTGCCGGAACCTCGACAAGGTGCTGCCGGCCGAGGTGGACGGGGCGGACCGTGACGATCCCTCGCCCGCGTCCGCGTTGACCGCGGGCTGGGGGGACCCGGCGATCATACTGCGGTGCGGTGTGGAACGGCCGCCCAAGATGCTGGACCCGAAGGTGGCCGAGGGCAGGGACCCCGACGCGGTGCCCGGCGGCGTGGAAGGCGTCCGCTGGCTGATGGAGAAGCGCGACGACGGCGGGTACCGGTTCACCTCGGCCCTGCGCCGGGCGTACGTCGAGGTCGACGTGCCCGAGGGCCGGGACAGTTCGGGCGTGCTGATCGATCTGGCCCCGGCCATCAAGAAGGCGATCCCCGAAGGGATCGCCGACTGA
- a CDS encoding D-alanine--D-alanine ligase family protein, translating into MSTENLPQSPDRPARKPRVAVVFGGRSSEHGISAVTAGAVLRAIDRTTYDVLPIGITQSGRWVLTADDPDRMAITERRTPSVDQLAESHDGGVVLPVDPANREVVYSEPGSVPKALGEIDVVFPVLHGPYGEDGTLQGLLELSGVPYVGSGVLASAVGQDKEYMKRVFTSFGLKVGPYVVIRPREWEQDESAARKKIIDLAGDHGWPLFVKPARAGSSIGITKVDDLSGLDEAIAEARRHDPKILVEAALRGREIECGVLEFEDGPRASVPAEIPPPDAHAYYDFEAKYIDSTPGIVPAPLTAEETAEVRRLAVEAFEAASCEGLVRADFFLTEDGEFVINEINTMPGFTPISMYPQMWQASGVAYPELIDRLIKAALRRSTGLR; encoded by the coding sequence ATGAGCACCGAGAACCTCCCCCAGAGCCCCGACCGGCCGGCGCGCAAGCCGCGGGTGGCCGTCGTCTTCGGCGGACGCAGCTCCGAGCACGGCATCTCCGCGGTCACCGCGGGGGCCGTGCTGCGCGCGATCGACCGGACCACGTACGACGTCCTGCCGATCGGCATCACGCAGAGCGGCCGCTGGGTGCTCACCGCCGACGATCCGGACCGTATGGCGATCACCGAGCGCCGTACGCCCAGCGTCGACCAGCTCGCCGAGTCCCACGACGGCGGTGTGGTGCTGCCCGTCGACCCGGCCAACCGCGAAGTCGTCTACAGCGAGCCCGGTTCGGTGCCCAAGGCGCTCGGCGAGATCGACGTCGTCTTCCCGGTGCTGCACGGCCCCTACGGCGAGGACGGCACCCTGCAGGGGCTGCTGGAGCTCTCCGGTGTGCCGTACGTGGGTTCGGGTGTGCTCGCCTCGGCCGTCGGCCAGGACAAGGAGTACATGAAGCGGGTGTTCACGTCGTTCGGGCTCAAGGTGGGCCCGTACGTGGTGATCCGGCCGCGCGAGTGGGAGCAGGACGAGTCCGCCGCCCGCAAGAAGATCATCGACCTCGCCGGCGACCACGGCTGGCCGCTGTTCGTGAAGCCCGCGCGCGCGGGCTCCTCCATCGGCATCACCAAGGTCGACGACCTGTCCGGGCTGGACGAGGCGATCGCCGAGGCGCGGCGGCACGACCCGAAGATCCTCGTGGAGGCGGCCCTGCGCGGCCGGGAGATCGAATGTGGGGTGCTGGAGTTCGAGGACGGCCCGCGGGCCTCCGTCCCCGCCGAGATCCCGCCGCCGGACGCCCACGCGTACTACGACTTCGAGGCCAAGTACATCGACTCGACGCCCGGCATCGTCCCGGCCCCGCTGACGGCCGAGGAGACGGCCGAGGTGCGGCGCCTGGCCGTGGAGGCCTTCGAGGCGGCCTCGTGCGAGGGCCTGGTGCGGGCGGACTTCTTCCTCACCGAGGACGGGGAGTTCGTGATCAACGAGATCAACACGATGCCCGGCTTCACGCCCATCTCGATGTACCCGCAGATGTGGCAGGCCAGCGGTGTCGCCTACCCGGAGCTGATCGACCGGCTCATCAAGGCGGCCCTGCGGCGCTCCACCGGGCTGCGCTAG
- a CDS encoding NAD(P)H-dependent glycerol-3-phosphate dehydrogenase — translation MSKPVKAAVMGTGSWGTAFGMVLADAGCEVTLWARRAGLADAVNSTRTNPDYLPGVELPRNLRATTDAAEATRDADFTVLAVPSQTLRANLADWTPLLAPGTVLVSLMKGVELGSAMRMSEVIEDVAKVGPDRIAVVTGPNLAREIAARMPAAAVVACTDEAVAQKLQTHSHTPYFRPYTNTDVVGCELGGAVKNVIGLAVGIADGMGLGDNAKGSLITRGLAETTRLGMALGADPLTFSGLAGLGDLVATCSSPLSRNHTFGTNLGKGMTLQETIAVTKQTAEGVKSCESVLDLARRHKVDMPITETVVGIVHEGKPPVVALKELMSRSAKPERR, via the coding sequence GTGAGCAAGCCCGTCAAGGCGGCCGTCATGGGCACCGGATCGTGGGGCACCGCCTTCGGGATGGTCCTCGCCGACGCCGGCTGCGAGGTGACCCTGTGGGCCCGGCGTGCCGGACTGGCCGACGCGGTCAACTCCACCCGGACCAACCCGGACTACCTCCCCGGCGTCGAACTGCCCCGCAATCTGCGGGCCACCACGGACGCCGCCGAGGCCACCCGGGACGCCGACTTCACCGTCCTCGCCGTCCCCTCGCAGACCCTGCGCGCCAACCTCGCCGACTGGACGCCGCTGCTCGCCCCGGGCACCGTCCTCGTCTCCCTGATGAAGGGCGTCGAACTCGGCTCCGCGATGCGGATGAGCGAGGTCATCGAGGACGTCGCCAAGGTCGGCCCGGACCGGATCGCCGTCGTCACCGGGCCCAACCTGGCTCGCGAGATCGCCGCGCGGATGCCGGCCGCCGCGGTCGTCGCCTGCACCGACGAGGCGGTCGCCCAGAAGCTCCAGACCCACTCCCACACGCCGTACTTCCGCCCGTACACCAACACCGACGTGGTCGGGTGCGAGCTGGGCGGTGCCGTGAAGAACGTCATCGGTCTCGCCGTCGGCATCGCGGACGGCATGGGCCTCGGTGACAACGCCAAGGGATCGCTCATCACGCGCGGGCTCGCCGAGACCACCCGGCTCGGGATGGCGCTGGGCGCCGACCCGCTGACCTTCTCGGGACTCGCGGGCCTCGGCGACCTGGTGGCCACCTGCTCCTCGCCGCTGTCGCGCAACCACACCTTCGGCACCAACCTCGGCAAGGGCATGACCCTGCAGGAGACCATCGCGGTCACCAAGCAGACCGCCGAGGGCGTCAAGTCCTGCGAGTCCGTGCTGGATCTGGCCCGCCGGCACAAAGTGGACATGCCCATCACGGAGACGGTCGTCGGCATCGTCCACGAGGGCAAGCCGCCGGTCGTCGCCCTGAAGGAGCTGATGTCGCGCAGCGCGAAGCCCGAGCGGCGCTGA